The following DNA comes from Notolabrus celidotus isolate fNotCel1 chromosome 12, fNotCel1.pri, whole genome shotgun sequence.
GAGGGAAGCATAATAAAGCATATATTACCACATTGTTCAACTAAAGTAGAGTTTACTTCGAGCATTGGTGTGTCAACGTTgtaaacagtggtggacaaagtacacagcttcattacttaagtcaaagtatagatcctcctggtcaaatattactctaaTACAAGTGacagttgctctgtcagattattacttgacttcaagtactgaagtacttgcttttaaaaatacttaagtattcaaagtacttcttgaAAAACgttaaaacattgtattttcacaataaatatgTGAAGttaagaatacataggagtacattctgttacattctgtttatatagaaaccattacttgaaatctctaaaaactataccatggaataaaaacagaaactaagttactccaagcacagacaacttagtttgaaatgttcatctggaatgaaacaattgttacgtagctcaacatgctttctcaggttggtcagttaatgtttgtatgtttgagcacagtgggaaacagggagaacatttcaaacgatacataacatttcaaacgatacgtatcattcttcatttcaaaaacctctaacacgggctgaagatatggccatgggtgctcaggtggagatcTATAGCCATCACTACCACCTTTAAATAAattctgagtgaaatttgctctgtgctccacattcaactgtgggatcagatttcagaaaagagaaggaagttcatgagctgacttcaaagcagaaatagtgagtaactagagcactgatagaaatgtagtggagtaaaaagtacaatcattgtcttctgaatgtagtggagtaaaagtaatatgtTCCCCAAagaaataatactcaagtaaagtacatatactcaaaaaatgtacttaagtactgtactcaagtaaatttactttgttactgtccaccactggttgtaACCTTACATGCCACACTCATTTACAATCCTGGTATACTTTTACAGCTTACTGAAAATTATTTagcatgtttttaaattgattCATATGTCCACAGTCTACTTTTTACCTGACAAATTCCCTAAAACACTACATTCTTTTCATTATTACTACAAAATAAAGCTGTTATACAAGTCTGATTGCAAAACCTGCTGTTATTTATTATACTGAgtaattattatttgcattGCTAGTGCAATTCAATCTCATTCAAACTACCATCTGTTATTTGATTTCAGCTCCTCATATTTAACCAagcctgtttttttgttgttagtTCAGACACAGAAAGCACAAAACAGCTGTTTGGAATCAAAGCTTTATTGCTGAACATTATATTAAACATTGCAGTCAGGGTTTAACTAACCTGAAAACAATTATAGTGCAACAATTATGTTACAATACACAATATGCATATAGCAGTATTTTACAATGAAGCAAATTGTTTTACAAGGGCGGTATGAAAAaagcaggagagggaggagcCCAGAGACAGTATTCTCAACAATGTTACAATTATATGATCTTATCCAATTATTATCACCCACTCgtccaaaaaacacacattcacacacacagactgttcacATACAACTTATCATAACAGTAACAGTCCCGCTGGTTGTCAGTTCATTATCCTGGCTGATAAATGATTgctaaaaaattaaataaagtgtaaaaaaaccAAGCTGCTGTAGCACGTGATTAGACTTTGTACTCTGGACCGGCCTTCTCTTAGGGGCACTTTTGATACAAAGCAGTACTCTTTAAATGTCAAAGCAATATTGTACCTCATATCTACACAATTGTAGTGAATACACAGTTTAACATACAACCAGAGGTTGTGAGGGCACTCAGTATCATGATAAACATGATCATCTACTGAATACAGAATGGATTCAGTCATTCTTCATTCCCCTTCTTCATTGAGAACACATTAAAAATCAAGTTGACATGCCATTAAATGGGGTTCTCTGGATAAACAGAGTAGTGGGAAAGGCGAGGACGGTCAGACATGTAGGACACAGTAACATTACTGTAGGCTGCATCTTCCAGGTAGAAACTAATACTGCAATATTTGAAGAAGTCTTCAGAGGGAAACTAACCACAAGATGACATCTCAAGGTTGGTTGATTATTCACAgtgtcttcctcttccttttctctgCACAAATCTGATTCCCCACCGCTTTAATCAGTCACCCAGACATTTTCCTCCCagtgaaacacactcacactcgaTGAGCTCCCCCCTGGCTGGTCCTCATTCGGTCCCACCTTCTACCTCTCTCTGGCAGAAATGAGCCAACAACGTGTCTAAGTCCCGTCGATCAGCAGCAGCGTACAGAGAGCTCTCTCCCATCATGCTAAGAGCCATGCGCAGGGTGGACCAGATGTTGTCAGACATCATGGTGGCTGCTGCGCCTCCGGGTCCCCTCACTGCTCTTGCACCATCCCCGGCGGCTTGACGCTGTAGAGACAGAGCCTCCAGGAAGTGTTCCACCGCCTCTCTGAGGACAAAGGAGAGCCAGGCAAGACAGATGAACTACAGCTAATTTTATCTTTTGCTCTATATTTATCACACAAATATGTGCTCATGCTTGTACCAAAGCAGAAGAGTTTAATGGATTTATTCAGCGTGTTTATGTTAGTTTGAAATGGGTAAAAATCATTAATATATAGTGAGCAGGCAGTAAGATGTTTTGGTAGAGCTGTAACTATAACCAAAAGTATCTCTTTAAATCTGAAAACTAACTCAGTTGTGGTCAAACTGTTGGGACATTACATTTAGGTTTCCCCCCTTACCTGTGTGCTCCTAGGTTCACACAACTGATTCCCAAGTTGTAGCGGCTGCGGACAAAGCCAGGCTGCAGTTCCAGAGCTCTCCTGTAGGCGGCCACTGCCTCCTCTGAACGGCTGCCATTGGCGAGCGTTGCACCCAACTTATTCCACAGCAGGTAGTCCTGATGAGACAAAATAAGAAATAGAATGATCAGATTAAACAGAGCATGACGAGTTAAGACAGATGACAGTGTCTGAGGCCTCCCTCTGACCTGTGGTGTGACGGAGAGAGCGGCGCTGAAACAGTCCACTGCCTTGTCATACTCCCCACTGAGGTTGAACAGAACTCCCAGACCACACTGCAGCTGGGGGTCAACCTGGGCGGGGTCAGAGTTTGCTGCATGCAGGAACAGGGACTGGACATCTGTAAACAAAGATCTAAAGTGTGGAAATGAGAGGAATGAAAAAGACGTAGATGTAGACACAGAATAAAAAGTGTGTAGGGTTGTTTGTAAATCTGATTCCCACATTTACTGAAAACTTACTCCGGCAGCAGTGACCCgaacctctccctctccttgtcCCTCTCTCTGGCACCCTCCTTCTGGCGTTCGCTCTCACTCTGCTCCCACACAGAACGATATTTTGGGTTGTGCTTCAGCCAATCACGGAGAGTCTCACAGGCCTGCCTGTGCAGCGATTCGTTAGTGAAGCTGACAGCCAACGCCATCAGAGCTGTCAGGTTGTCATTCTTCAGCTCTATACATCTAATAAGAAAAGACAGGCCAGGGTAGAGGAGAAATAAGTCAGCAGGCAGCGTGTTAGCTTGTCATTTAGAATGAAgagatgattttaaaatgttgaatacttgattgtTTCAGACTATACAATTACATTTGGTTATTAGATTTTAAACTGAACATGTCAACAGAGAGGTAAGTAGAATCTGAAGTTGGgaaatgcataaaaacatgaGCAGGAGGATTGCAAAACATTcctattcaaaaaggaaaatgatAGAATCAAATGACGATTGACAACTtgtgttgttttgcatttgtttgaaATTCTCacttaaaatatttcatgagaCAGAAGTGAGACCTAAAGCCATTGAGGCCATCAAACTAAAATCAAACAGtttcaaacaagaaaacaggtgaaaacaataaaaaaaatcctgcagaGGGACAGTAACTTCTCAGCCAACTGAGGTCACGTTTGTACAAGCATTTCACAATTCTGATCTCCCACCTGCGGAGGGCGCTGATAGCAGCAAATTCTTGCTCATTTTCAGCCTGACAGGTTCCCAAATATTGCCAAGCCTGCAATTTAATGAAAACAGAGCAGTACAAACATTACAGCTTTATTACGACTGCCTGAAACAAATATCTATAAATTTGGAAATGCAACGTCAGGCTGGGAGGGACTCACCAGTTGGTTGTCTGGTTccttctgtacagcactttcaAAGAAACGTACGGCGCCCGGGATGTCCCCTGCCTCCATCCTCTTCACCCCCTCTGACAGGGGGTCAGGGTGGGATAGGTAGGGGTTCTCCTCTTCAAACTGGTAACCCTAACACAAACAGGAGGACACAAAGACATGGTGTTAATAACAGAGAATCATGCACAATCAGGCATATTAAAAGTATTAGCATAACGCATATCATGTTGTTTTAGAAAGCTGAGAAATGCTGAAATCCTCATACATGTCAAAGAGACTGGGTTTCTCTGCAGATGTCTCTGCTGGGCAGGTTTACAGTTACCTTGTCATAAGAACTGTTGAGTAGCTGATCGAAGTCAGACAGCCAGGGGTGGCTCTCTGCATCTCTCTTAGCCATCTCCTCCCactcctgctgcagcttctccCAGAAATCCACATCGCTCTGAcaaaaaggcacacacacacacacacacacacacacacacacacacacacacacacacacacacacacacacacacacacacacacacacacacacacacacacacacacacacacacacacacacacacacacaccttatcaGCTTCACAGTCTCCTTGTATCATATTTAATTCAGACATATTTGaccatttaaccctcctgttatgttgtgggtcaaattgacccttttttaaaagtctattttaggcagctacctaaaccagctaaatgcagcataaaaatctggcagcatgtgacagaagaggtgtcctgttcatttatcaacatcacttcataaaaataaaaagataaaaaaaataaaaaaaataaaaatctatgttgtgtaaaactattgtatttatatttagggctttccaatgtacatttaaaaaaattcaacattaatttgaatgaaaaacgagtgagttatcctcattgaaccatgatctgtgagaattaaagaacaccaatgaactaaacttgattttaatggttagtaatggagttaaaaaatagttttgaaaaaatgtgtattggtgttctttggggttctgacacttttggataattgaatatgccccgggtcaaattgacccaggaacattattgctgttccagagaaacgaacataacaggagggttgatGGACAGACGGGGGCATGTCCATGGTGTTTACATCTAAGGGGAAAGATGAGGGATGGATTTTTTGACATAAAGGATTCATTTACTTCCTATTTTCAATCCTTAAACTTACAGATCATCAGTGTGCTTTAACCTCAACAAAACCACTGCTGttaattaatatttcagtgcTTCATCTTTGGCTCTGGCTCATTGATTCTTTCCTTACCTCCACTGCAGCTTTAGCTTCTTGGAAATCGGGTCCTGCTGTGGCGAACTCATCCAC
Coding sequences within:
- the pex5 gene encoding peroxisomal biogenesis factor 5 isoform X2, which gives rise to MAMRELVEAECGGANPLMKLTGHMTKEGGAWRHRSTPTIPPAAIEIATEEELVNEFLQAPPRPPHTFDMGQLLEEMQQIDQQSFRQAPQRAPDVAALALSGDWAAEFLAGPDSASAPGLAALGDAADADWTKEFIAEAADPGRWAEEYLEQSEEKLWLGDLGDKENEWTKEYQPGEELRQTANELVSKVEDPKLQNTEVSEESAEAWVDEFATAGPDFQEAKAAVESDVDFWEKLQQEWEEMAKRDAESHPWLSDFDQLLNSSYDKGYQFEEENPYLSHPDPLSEGVKRMEAGDIPGAVRFFESAVQKEPDNQLAWQYLGTCQAENEQEFAAISALRRCIELKNDNLTALMALAVSFTNESLHRQACETLRDWLKHNPKYRSVWEQSESERQKEGARERDKERERFGSLLPESLFTDVQSLFLHAANSDPAQVDPQLQCGLGVLFNLSGEYDKAVDCFSAALSVTPQDYLLWNKLGATLANGSRSEEAVAAYRRALELQPGFVRSRYNLGISCVNLGAHREAVEHFLEALSLQRQAAGDGARAVRGPGGAAATMMSDNIWSTLRMALSMMGESSLYAAADRRDLDTLLAHFCQREVEGGTE
- the pex5 gene encoding peroxisomal biogenesis factor 5 isoform X1 encodes the protein MAMRELVEAECGGANPLMKLTGHMTKEGGAWRHRSTPTIPPAAIEIATEEELVNEFLQAPPRPPHTFDMGQLLEEMQQIDQQSFRQAPQRAPDVAALALSGDWAAEFLAGPDSASAPGLAALGDAADADWTKEFIAEAADPGRWAEEYLEQSEEKLWLGDLGDKENEWTKEYQPGEELRQTANELVSKVEDPKLQNTEFLRFIRQIGEGSVTVESRTDKQLTDKAQAQEAQNWASNLNQVSEESAEAWVDEFATAGPDFQEAKAAVESDVDFWEKLQQEWEEMAKRDAESHPWLSDFDQLLNSSYDKGYQFEEENPYLSHPDPLSEGVKRMEAGDIPGAVRFFESAVQKEPDNQLAWQYLGTCQAENEQEFAAISALRRCIELKNDNLTALMALAVSFTNESLHRQACETLRDWLKHNPKYRSVWEQSESERQKEGARERDKERERFGSLLPESLFTDVQSLFLHAANSDPAQVDPQLQCGLGVLFNLSGEYDKAVDCFSAALSVTPQDYLLWNKLGATLANGSRSEEAVAAYRRALELQPGFVRSRYNLGISCVNLGAHREAVEHFLEALSLQRQAAGDGARAVRGPGGAAATMMSDNIWSTLRMALSMMGESSLYAAADRRDLDTLLAHFCQREVEGGTE